A genomic segment from Spinacia oleracea cultivar Varoflay chromosome 3, BTI_SOV_V1, whole genome shotgun sequence encodes:
- the LOC110779254 gene encoding protein RALF-like 34, with protein sequence MSSKTVISLLFLISYITLHTSTVEAQIHDFGSDWASSSAMSMVLNPSGVSGGGGGDLDLDFDDEIDEDGIDGSSSSRRSLYWKRKVYYISYGALSANRVPCPPRSGRSYYTHNCYGTHAPANPYSRGCSCITRCRR encoded by the coding sequence ATGTCTTCGAAGACTGttatctctctcctctttctgaTCTCCTACATTACCCTCCATACTTCCACTGTGGAAGCTCAGATCCACGACTTCGGGTCTGATTGGGCTTCGTCTTCCGCAATGTCGATGGTGTTAAACCCCAGCGGAGTAAGTGGTGGAGGTGGAGGAGATCTTGATCTTGATTTTGATGATGAGATTGATGAAGATGGAATCGACGGTAGTAGCAGTAGTAGGAGATCTCTGTACTGGAAGAGGAAGGTGTACTACATATCGTATGGTGCGTTGTCAGCGAATCGGGTCCCGTGTCCACCACGCTCCGGTAGGTCTTACTACACTCACAACTGTTACGGAACTCATGCCCCTGCTAATCCTTATTCTCGCGGTTGCTCTTGCATCACTCGTTGCCGCCGTTAG